DNA from Mycolicibacterium alvei:
CAGGTTGGCAGCCGCCACGCCGTGAGCCACGCCGGCCGCGGCGGCAAGGAAGGCGTCGGGCCACTGATCGGCGCCGCGCACCTGGTCGATCACATCGGTCCAGCGTTGCGCCGCACCGTAGATCACCGCCTTGACCCAGGCCACCAGATGTTCGGACCCACCGGCCGGGGCGTCTTCCAGGGCCTCCATCGCGTCGGCGAAGTTGCCCTCGTTCGCCTCCTGCACGGCGAATCCCAGGGTGATCGCCAACGGTGAGTTGATCGGGTAGGAGATCTCTTTCCCGAAGATGCCGCCGATCGGGATCCTCGCGCCGACACTGTTCATCGAGATCTCGGCCGCACCGGCCAACTGGCCGAAGTTCGAGCGCGAGTACCAGGCCCGGAACAACGTCACCCGGTCCGTGTCACCACAGCGGATCCGTCCCACCCACGCATCGCAGGCGGTTTCGTCGTAACCGGTTATCTCGGTGAATATCTCGAGTGAACGGGCCGGCGAGCCGGAGAGCATGCCCACCGCGCTACCGAACATTCCAGCAAGGTGGTCAGCCATCGTCGCCTCCATAGCGGGTCGAAAAGACCTGGGCCCGAGCATCATCTGCTTGCTCCGGGGTAGGTAGATCCAGGTCACGGTTCAGAAAGTCGCGGGTCGCCGCGTCGTCGTGTCCATGCTCCCGCATTCCCGCGAGCATGAACGAGTACTGGGCGGACTTGGCCTGCTGAGCAGCCAGGCCCGCGACCACCAGGATTTCCTCGGCCAGATCCCGTTCGGTCAGATTGGTGATGTTCGGTGCCAACTCGATCTCGTGCACCCGGCCATCCATGA
Protein-coding regions in this window:
- a CDS encoding YbaB/EbfC family DNA-binding protein → MGDFPPLSPDDDDDYDESNAAALDALGTYDDVVSADDEVSGDGFSEGSGSDDEKLTLPLFTVTNPPETVTVTVFMDGRVHEIELAPNITNLTERDLAEEILVVAGLAAQQAKSAQYSFMLAGMREHGHDDAATRDFLNRDLDLPTPEQADDARAQVFSTRYGGDDG